A window from Herbaspirillum sp. meg3 encodes these proteins:
- a CDS encoding 2TM domain-containing protein has translation MPASSPSSDTVLTDATRRVERKLGFFAHLGIYLLVNAGLITLNLLQTHMQAHQPFWVAGPLLGWGIGLLFHGLKVFMRLPPAWKQRMIEQELKNHRQ, from the coding sequence ATGCCAGCATCTTCTCCATCATCCGATACGGTCCTGACCGACGCTACCCGGCGCGTCGAGCGCAAGCTCGGCTTCTTCGCCCATCTTGGCATCTATCTGCTGGTCAACGCCGGCCTGATCACCCTGAATCTGCTGCAGACGCACATGCAAGCGCACCAGCCATTCTGGGTGGCCGGCCCGTTACTGGGATGGGGAATCGGGTTACTATTTCACGGCTTGAAAGTATTCATGCGGCTGCCCCCGGCATGGAAACAACGCATGATCGAACAGGAATTGAAAAATCACCGGCAATGA
- the ugpQ gene encoding glycerophosphodiester phosphodiesterase: MWPYPKVAAHRGGGTLAPENTLAAFRCGMEYGFRAVEFDVMLTGDEQAILMHDPVFGRTLPGEGKIAEHTLQDLQKLDAGGWHSPKYAGEPICTLAQVLEFCRSNGIWMNIEIKPAGEAYAVRTGEVAGEAVARFFADEITAHVPGQNDRSLPLFSSFSFDALMAAKRTAPGIPRGFLVDKIPADWEQRLQALDAVALHTSHKNLTPELAQAVKQAGYGLFCYTVNDPARAEEILGWGVDGFCTDRIDLIGPA, from the coding sequence ATGTGGCCATACCCAAAAGTTGCAGCACATCGTGGTGGCGGCACGCTCGCCCCTGAGAACACGCTGGCGGCGTTTCGCTGCGGCATGGAGTACGGTTTCAGGGCAGTGGAGTTTGATGTCATGCTGACCGGCGACGAGCAAGCCATCCTGATGCACGATCCTGTGTTCGGCCGCACGCTGCCGGGCGAAGGCAAGATTGCGGAACACACGCTGCAGGATTTGCAGAAGCTGGATGCAGGTGGCTGGCATAGCCCGAAATACGCCGGGGAGCCGATCTGCACACTGGCGCAGGTGCTGGAGTTCTGCCGCAGCAATGGCATCTGGATGAATATTGAAATCAAGCCGGCTGGAGAAGCCTACGCGGTGCGTACCGGCGAAGTTGCCGGCGAAGCCGTGGCGCGCTTTTTTGCTGACGAGATCACCGCACATGTGCCGGGACAGAATGATCGCAGCTTGCCCTTGTTTTCTTCGTTTTCTTTCGATGCGTTGATGGCGGCCAAGCGCACCGCCCCGGGTATTCCACGTGGCTTTCTGGTCGATAAGATTCCCGCTGACTGGGAACAGCGTTTGCAGGCCCTGGATGCAGTGGCGCTGCACACCAGCCACAAGAATTTGACGCCGGAACTGGCGCAGGCAGTGAAACAGGCTGGATATGGTTTATTCTGCTACACCGTCAATGACCCGGCACGCGCAGAAGAAATTCTGGGCTGGGGCGTGGATGGATTTTGTACGGATCGGATTGATCTGATCGGTCCCGCATAG
- the alaS gene encoding alanine--tRNA ligase, which yields MNSAEIRDKFLKFFESKGHTVVRSSSLVPGNDPTLLFTNSGMVQFKDVFLGTDKRNYVRATSVQRCLRAGGKHNDLENVGYTARHHTFFEMLGNWSFGDYFKHDSLVWAWELLTKVYGLPAEKLWATVYETDDEAYDIWHKVIGLPKERIVRIGDNKGAPYASDNFWQMADTGPCGPCSEIFYDHGPDVWGGPPGSPEQDGDRYIEIWNNVFMQFDRQIDPKTGEATLTPLPAPCVDTGMGLERLAAILQHVHSNYEIDLFQRLIKAAARETNITDLENNSLKVIADHIRATSFLIVDGVIPGNEGRGYVLRRIIRRALRHGHKLGQTQPFFYKLVKDLVAEMGAAYPELPEAASRVEQVLKQEEERFGETLEHGMKILEAALAKNATKLDGETAFTLYDTYGFPLDLTADICRERNVELDEAGFATAMERQKSTARAAGKFKMAAGIEYSGDKTKFVGYDALAQQSKVVALYVDGSAVTKIEAGQDAIVVLDTTPFYAESGGQAGDAGALESSGALFAVADTQKIQPEVFGHHGNLIKGSLSVGDAVEAKVDAEQRAQTMRNHSATHLMHKALREVLGSHVSQKGSLVDADKTRFDFSHNAPVTAEEIRRVEEIVNREILANAATEAKLMGFDDAVSAGAMALFGEKYGDEVRVLSIGSSRELCGGTHVSRTGDIGLFKIVAEGGVAAGIRRVEAVTGENALALVQSLSNRVNEAAAALKAQPEELIQRIAQVQDHVKSLEKELTALKSKLASSQGDELLTQAVDVNGIKVLAATLEGADVTALRETMDKLKDKLKTAAIVLASVKDGKVSLIAGVTADATSKVKAGDLVNFVAQQVGGKGGGRPDMAQAGGTDPSGLPKALEGVAAWVGTKA from the coding sequence ATGAACTCAGCCGAAATCCGCGACAAGTTTTTGAAATTCTTTGAATCCAAGGGACATACCGTCGTCCGTTCGTCCAGCCTTGTGCCTGGCAACGACCCGACCTTGTTATTTACCAATTCCGGCATGGTGCAGTTCAAGGACGTGTTCCTCGGCACCGACAAGCGCAATTACGTGCGCGCCACCTCCGTGCAGCGCTGCCTGCGCGCCGGCGGCAAGCACAACGATCTGGAAAACGTCGGCTACACCGCACGTCACCACACCTTCTTCGAAATGCTGGGAAACTGGTCTTTCGGCGACTATTTCAAGCACGACTCGCTGGTCTGGGCCTGGGAGCTGCTGACCAAGGTCTACGGCCTGCCGGCTGAAAAGCTGTGGGCGACCGTCTACGAAACCGACGATGAAGCCTACGATATCTGGCACAAGGTCATCGGCCTGCCGAAAGAGCGCATCGTGCGCATCGGCGACAACAAGGGCGCACCTTACGCCTCCGACAACTTCTGGCAGATGGCTGACACCGGCCCGTGCGGTCCTTGCTCGGAAATCTTCTACGACCACGGTCCTGATGTCTGGGGCGGTCCTCCGGGCAGCCCGGAGCAAGATGGCGACCGCTACATCGAAATCTGGAACAACGTGTTTATGCAGTTCGACCGCCAGATCGATCCGAAGACCGGCGAAGCCACGCTGACACCGCTGCCGGCGCCTTGCGTCGATACCGGCATGGGCCTGGAGCGTCTGGCTGCGATTTTGCAGCACGTGCACAGCAACTACGAGATCGACCTGTTCCAGCGCCTGATCAAGGCCGCTGCACGCGAAACCAACATCACTGATCTGGAAAACAACTCGCTGAAGGTCATCGCCGACCATATCCGCGCAACTTCCTTCCTGATCGTCGACGGCGTGATCCCCGGTAATGAAGGCCGCGGCTATGTGCTGCGCCGTATCATCCGCCGCGCACTGCGTCACGGCCACAAGCTGGGCCAGACTCAGCCGTTCTTCTACAAGCTGGTCAAGGATCTGGTCGCCGAAATGGGCGCCGCTTATCCGGAACTGCCGGAAGCCGCATCGCGTGTCGAACAAGTCCTCAAGCAGGAAGAAGAACGTTTCGGCGAAACGCTGGAACACGGCATGAAGATCCTCGAAGCAGCGCTGGCCAAGAACGCCACCAAGCTCGACGGCGAAACTGCTTTCACGCTGTACGACACCTACGGTTTCCCGCTGGATCTGACCGCCGACATTTGCCGCGAGCGCAATGTTGAGTTGGACGAAGCTGGTTTCGCGACCGCTATGGAACGCCAGAAATCGACGGCGCGTGCCGCGGGTAAATTCAAGATGGCTGCCGGTATCGAATACAGCGGCGACAAGACCAAGTTCGTCGGTTACGACGCGCTGGCCCAGCAATCCAAGGTTGTTGCCCTGTACGTTGATGGCAGCGCGGTTACCAAGATCGAAGCCGGTCAAGATGCCATCGTCGTGCTCGACACAACACCGTTTTATGCAGAATCCGGCGGCCAGGCAGGCGATGCCGGTGCGTTGGAATCGTCGGGCGCACTGTTTGCCGTGGCCGACACGCAAAAGATCCAGCCGGAAGTATTCGGTCATCACGGCAACCTGATCAAGGGCTCGCTGTCGGTGGGCGATGCCGTGGAAGCCAAGGTCGATGCAGAGCAGCGTGCGCAAACCATGCGCAACCACTCGGCAACCCATCTCATGCACAAAGCACTGCGTGAAGTGCTGGGCAGCCACGTGTCGCAAAAGGGTTCTCTGGTCGACGCCGACAAGACGCGTTTCGACTTCAGCCACAATGCGCCGGTCACAGCCGAGGAAATCCGTCGTGTCGAAGAGATCGTTAATCGCGAAATCCTCGCCAATGCAGCGACCGAAGCCAAGCTGATGGGTTTTGACGATGCCGTCAGTGCAGGCGCGATGGCCTTGTTCGGTGAAAAGTACGGCGACGAAGTGCGTGTGTTGTCGATCGGTTCTTCGCGTGAACTGTGCGGTGGTACGCACGTCTCCCGCACCGGAGATATCGGCCTGTTCAAGATCGTGGCCGAAGGCGGCGTTGCAGCAGGTATCCGTCGTGTCGAAGCCGTTACCGGTGAAAACGCACTGGCGCTGGTGCAATCGCTCAGCAATCGCGTCAACGAAGCCGCTGCGGCATTGAAGGCGCAACCGGAAGAATTGATTCAGCGTATTGCTCAAGTGCAAGATCACGTCAAATCGCTGGAAAAGGAGCTGACCGCACTGAAGTCCAAGCTGGCCTCCAGTCAAGGCGATGAGTTGCTGACGCAAGCCGTCGACGTCAATGGCATCAAGGTGCTGGCAGCGACGCTGGAAGGCGCCGACGTCACCGCACTGCGCGAAACCATGGACAAGCTCAAAGACAAGCTGAAGACAGCCGCCATCGTGCTGGCATCGGTCAAGGACGGCAAGGTCAGCCTGATCGCCGGCGTGACTGCGGATGCAACATCCAAGGTCAAGGCTGGCGACCTGGTCAACTTTGTCGCACAGCAAGTCGGTGGCAAGGGTGGCGGACGTCCCGACATGGCACAAGCCGGCGGCACCGATCCGAGTGGTTTGCCGAAGGCGCTGGAAGGCGTCGCGGCCTGGGTCGGCACCAAGGCTTAA
- a CDS encoding NUDIX domain-containing protein: MSDFKFCPVCATSLVMRADEQEAGKLRLACPDGHWTHWDNPLPVLAGLVEINGKMLLARNAAWAEGRFALITGFMERDETPEQGIAREIKEETNLDANQITLIGVYEFMRKNELIIAYHVKATGEIKLSPELLEYRLVAPPDLRPWPAGTGYAVADWMRLHDLPVQFVEFAGSSTPLVSPAQP, encoded by the coding sequence GTGAGCGACTTCAAGTTCTGTCCTGTCTGCGCTACGTCGCTGGTCATGCGTGCGGATGAACAAGAGGCAGGCAAGCTGCGGCTTGCCTGTCCCGACGGCCATTGGACGCATTGGGATAACCCTTTGCCGGTACTGGCGGGCTTAGTCGAGATCAACGGCAAGATGTTGCTGGCACGCAATGCGGCGTGGGCGGAAGGCCGGTTTGCACTGATCACCGGCTTCATGGAGCGGGACGAGACTCCGGAACAAGGCATCGCACGAGAAATCAAAGAAGAAACCAATCTCGATGCCAACCAGATCACCTTGATCGGCGTTTACGAGTTCATGCGCAAGAATGAATTGATCATTGCGTATCACGTCAAGGCGACGGGTGAGATCAAGCTGTCTCCGGAATTGCTGGAGTACCGCCTGGTGGCGCCACCGGACTTGCGGCCTTGGCCGGCAGGGACGGGATACGCGGTGGCAGACTGGATGCGGCTTCATGATTTGCCGGTGCAGTTTGTCGAGTTTGCCGGTTCATCCACTCCGCTAGTTTCTCCTGCACAACCTTAG
- a CDS encoding sulfurtransferase TusA family protein codes for MVIEFHRELDARGLNCPLPILKTKKALADMSSGQVLRVTATDTGSVRDFQAFAKQTGNDLLSQSQENQEFIFFMKRK; via the coding sequence ATGGTTATTGAATTTCACAGAGAGCTGGATGCACGGGGCCTGAATTGCCCGCTGCCGATACTGAAAACCAAGAAGGCCTTGGCCGATATGTCGAGTGGTCAGGTATTGCGTGTCACGGCCACAGACACCGGTTCGGTGCGCGACTTCCAGGCTTTCGCCAAGCAGACAGGCAACGACTTGCTGTCACAATCGCAAGAGAATCAGGAATTCATTTTCTTCATGAAGCGTAAATAA